Proteins co-encoded in one Anguilla anguilla isolate fAngAng1 chromosome 16, fAngAng1.pri, whole genome shotgun sequence genomic window:
- the ca12 gene encoding carbonic anhydrase 12 isoform X1 has translation MHFLYLQASTIVQVWTFMTVSISLGHKWTYTGPDGEEHWHEHYPFCHGTFQSPIDLNSELLRYDPTLVPIEVWNYNLSSYEQLTLGNNGHSVQLSLPRRMHLSGLPHRYSAAQLHLHWGSPTMPAGSEHTVNGKQFTAELHVVHFNSDRYPNVSVAADKSDGLAVLGILIEVGDYNPSFGQFLKYLDGVKYKDQRIQVPAFDIRGLLPAHMDEYYRYDGSLTTPPCYPSVLWTVFRNPITISEEQFLALCTSVFSSSQQESAPVPLNGNYRKSQDSEDRIILVSFREGRGLHGTLTVAPAFLRRQVIQRLMADQDDDEPSRLLAKTGHEPGADKKWTDRMSQRSLGPSTVKQKRQQSVRPVDRASFGPSHWKNPRPTGRVRKPGLFKDRLCYSSLEKKVHRQLKDSRAEHQLIEALREVLFPELNVRSYLACRSELALPTVRFLLQGQPMDKAAEQDIYAALASYGSPKISSLHPLHQTHANQKGHHQAMAQKNTENQARPNPMFLGWELED, from the exons atgcattttctgtatttgcaAGCCTCAACGATTGTCCAAGTTTGGACTTTTATGACTGTCTCCATATCTCTTg gtCATAAATGGACATACACGG GGCCGGATGGAGAGGAGCACTGGCATGAACACTACCCCTTCTGCCATGGGACGTTCCAGTCGCCCATTGACTTAAATTCAGAGCTGCTTAGGTACGACCCAACCTTGGTGCCCATCGAGGTGTGGAACTACAACCTGTCGTCCTATGAGCAGCTGACTCTGGGCAACAATGGACACTCAG tgcaaCTGTCCCTGCCACGCAGAATGCACCTCTCCGGCCTGCCTCACCGCTACTCGGCAGCCCAGCTCCACCTGCACTGGGGCTCCCCCACCATGCCTGCCGGCTCCGAGCACACCGTCAATGGCAAGCAGTTCACAGCCGAG CTGCACGTGGTGCATTTCAATTCAGACAGGTACCCCAATGTCTCTGTGGCGGCGGACAAGTCGGATGGGCTGGCGGTACTTGGGATTCTGATTGAG GTCGGAGACTACAATCCATCCTTCGGCCAGTTCCTTAAATATCTCGATGGAGTCAAATACAAGG ATCAGAGAATCCAGGTTCCGGCCTTTGACATCCGAGGGCTGCTTCCCGCACATATGGACGAGTACTACCGATATGACGGCTCCCTCACCACGCCTCCCTGCTACCCCAGTGTGCTGTGGACAGTCTTCAGGAACCCCATCACCATCTCAGAAGAGCAG TTCCTGGCCCTGTGCACGTCCGTGTTTTCCTCCAGCCAGCAGGAGTCCGCACCTGTGCCTCTCAATGGGAACTACAGGAAGTCGCAGGATTCGGAAGACCGGATCATCTTGGTGTCCTTCCGGGAGG GCAGAGGACTGCATGGTACCCTTACAGTGGCACCGGCTTTCCTGAGAAGGCAAGTCATCCAGCGTCTGATGGCCGACCAGGATGATGATGAACCGTCACGGCTGCTGGCCAAAACTGGCCACGAGCCAGGGGCCGACAAGAAGTGGACCGACCGCATGAGCCAGCGTAGCTTGGGCCCCAGTACTGTGAAGCAGAAGAGGCAGCAGTCGGTGAGGCCTGTGGACAGGGCCAGTTTTGGCCCCAGCCACTGGAAAAACCCCCGGCCCACGGGCCGCGTGAGGAAGCCTGGGCTTTTTAAGGACAGGCTGTGCTACAGCTCTCTGGAGAAGAAGGTCCACCGCCAGCTGAAGGACTCTCGCGCTGAGCACCAGCTGATAGAGGCCCTGAGGGAGGTCCTCTTCCCAGAGCTTAACGTGAGGAGCTACCTGGCCTGCAGGTCCGAACTGGCCCTCCCCACTGTCAGGTTCCTCCTGCAGGGCCAGCCCATGGACAAGGCTGCCGAGCAGGACATTTATGCTGCTTTAGCCTCCTACGGGTCACCGAAAATTTCCTCCCTGCACCCGCTACACCAAACGCATGCAAATCAAAAAGGCCATCACCAAGCCATGGCTCAGAAGAACACCGAAAACCAGGCTCGCCCCAATCCCATGTTCCTGGGGTGGGAGTTGGAGGACTAG
- the ca12 gene encoding carbonic anhydrase 12 isoform X2 yields the protein MQNSTQKGPIQASYQGPSLCHKWTYTGPDGEEHWHEHYPFCHGTFQSPIDLNSELLRYDPTLVPIEVWNYNLSSYEQLTLGNNGHSVQLSLPRRMHLSGLPHRYSAAQLHLHWGSPTMPAGSEHTVNGKQFTAELHVVHFNSDRYPNVSVAADKSDGLAVLGILIEVGDYNPSFGQFLKYLDGVKYKDQRIQVPAFDIRGLLPAHMDEYYRYDGSLTTPPCYPSVLWTVFRNPITISEEQFLALCTSVFSSSQQESAPVPLNGNYRKSQDSEDRIILVSFREGRGLHGTLTVAPAFLRRQVIQRLMADQDDDEPSRLLAKTGHEPGADKKWTDRMSQRSLGPSTVKQKRQQSVRPVDRASFGPSHWKNPRPTGRVRKPGLFKDRLCYSSLEKKVHRQLKDSRAEHQLIEALREVLFPELNVRSYLACRSELALPTVRFLLQGQPMDKAAEQDIYAALASYGSPKISSLHPLHQTHANQKGHHQAMAQKNTENQARPNPMFLGWELED from the exons atgcagaacTCCACGCAAAAAGGCCCCATCCAGGCTTCATACCAAGGACCTTCTCTCT gtCATAAATGGACATACACGG GGCCGGATGGAGAGGAGCACTGGCATGAACACTACCCCTTCTGCCATGGGACGTTCCAGTCGCCCATTGACTTAAATTCAGAGCTGCTTAGGTACGACCCAACCTTGGTGCCCATCGAGGTGTGGAACTACAACCTGTCGTCCTATGAGCAGCTGACTCTGGGCAACAATGGACACTCAG tgcaaCTGTCCCTGCCACGCAGAATGCACCTCTCCGGCCTGCCTCACCGCTACTCGGCAGCCCAGCTCCACCTGCACTGGGGCTCCCCCACCATGCCTGCCGGCTCCGAGCACACCGTCAATGGCAAGCAGTTCACAGCCGAG CTGCACGTGGTGCATTTCAATTCAGACAGGTACCCCAATGTCTCTGTGGCGGCGGACAAGTCGGATGGGCTGGCGGTACTTGGGATTCTGATTGAG GTCGGAGACTACAATCCATCCTTCGGCCAGTTCCTTAAATATCTCGATGGAGTCAAATACAAGG ATCAGAGAATCCAGGTTCCGGCCTTTGACATCCGAGGGCTGCTTCCCGCACATATGGACGAGTACTACCGATATGACGGCTCCCTCACCACGCCTCCCTGCTACCCCAGTGTGCTGTGGACAGTCTTCAGGAACCCCATCACCATCTCAGAAGAGCAG TTCCTGGCCCTGTGCACGTCCGTGTTTTCCTCCAGCCAGCAGGAGTCCGCACCTGTGCCTCTCAATGGGAACTACAGGAAGTCGCAGGATTCGGAAGACCGGATCATCTTGGTGTCCTTCCGGGAGG GCAGAGGACTGCATGGTACCCTTACAGTGGCACCGGCTTTCCTGAGAAGGCAAGTCATCCAGCGTCTGATGGCCGACCAGGATGATGATGAACCGTCACGGCTGCTGGCCAAAACTGGCCACGAGCCAGGGGCCGACAAGAAGTGGACCGACCGCATGAGCCAGCGTAGCTTGGGCCCCAGTACTGTGAAGCAGAAGAGGCAGCAGTCGGTGAGGCCTGTGGACAGGGCCAGTTTTGGCCCCAGCCACTGGAAAAACCCCCGGCCCACGGGCCGCGTGAGGAAGCCTGGGCTTTTTAAGGACAGGCTGTGCTACAGCTCTCTGGAGAAGAAGGTCCACCGCCAGCTGAAGGACTCTCGCGCTGAGCACCAGCTGATAGAGGCCCTGAGGGAGGTCCTCTTCCCAGAGCTTAACGTGAGGAGCTACCTGGCCTGCAGGTCCGAACTGGCCCTCCCCACTGTCAGGTTCCTCCTGCAGGGCCAGCCCATGGACAAGGCTGCCGAGCAGGACATTTATGCTGCTTTAGCCTCCTACGGGTCACCGAAAATTTCCTCCCTGCACCCGCTACACCAAACGCATGCAAATCAAAAAGGCCATCACCAAGCCATGGCTCAGAAGAACACCGAAAACCAGGCTCGCCCCAATCCCATGTTCCTGGGGTGGGAGTTGGAGGACTAG